From the Planctomycetota bacterium genome, one window contains:
- a CDS encoding rod shape-determining protein: MIFDRLIGLFSYDIGIDLGTATTLVYVRGQGIVLCEPSVVAVHRDTGKVMLDGMAVGEMAKRMLGKAPPSIQAIRPLRDGVIADFDITEAMLSYFIRRVHGRRRLIRPRVVIAIPSGITAVEKRAVLSSAHRAGARKVYLIQEPMAAAIGAGLPIEEPTASMVVDVGGGTTEVAVISLADIVCSESIRVAGDDLDAAIIEYMKRTYSLLIGEQTAERIKIAIGSACPVGEESEMEVGGRDLIAGLPRTTVVTSQEIREALAEPIQAMIETIKRTLERTEPELSADLVHNGICLCGGGALLRGLDVVMSQATGLKVRVADDPMTVVARGTGIFLDHLKRWRATSAIETSDEEL; encoded by the coding sequence ATGATCTTCGACCGTCTCATCGGTCTGTTCTCCTACGACATCGGCATCGACCTGGGCACCGCCACGACCCTCGTGTACGTCCGCGGCCAGGGGATCGTTCTGTGCGAACCTTCCGTCGTCGCCGTGCACAGAGACACCGGCAAGGTGATGCTCGACGGCATGGCGGTCGGGGAGATGGCCAAAAGGATGCTCGGCAAGGCGCCTCCCTCCATCCAGGCGATCCGCCCGCTGCGTGACGGCGTCATCGCCGATTTCGACATCACCGAGGCGATGCTCAGTTATTTCATCCGCCGCGTTCACGGCCGGCGGAGACTCATCCGCCCGCGGGTCGTCATCGCCATCCCCTCTGGGATCACGGCCGTCGAGAAACGGGCGGTCCTTTCCAGCGCCCATCGCGCCGGCGCCCGGAAGGTCTATCTCATCCAGGAACCGATGGCGGCCGCGATCGGCGCCGGCCTCCCCATCGAGGAGCCGACCGCCAGCATGGTGGTGGACGTCGGCGGCGGGACGACTGAAGTCGCCGTCATCAGCCTGGCGGACATCGTCTGCTCCGAATCGATCCGCGTCGCCGGCGACGACCTCGACGCCGCCATCATCGAATACATGAAGCGGACCTACAGCCTCCTGATCGGCGAACAGACGGCCGAACGCATCAAGATCGCGATCGGCAGCGCCTGCCCCGTCGGCGAGGAGAGCGAGATGGAAGTCGGCGGACGGGACCTCATCGCCGGGCTTCCCCGCACCACCGTCGTCACGAGCCAGGAAATTCGCGAAGCCCTTGCCGAGCCCATCCAGGCCATGATCGAAACCATCAAGCGCACCCTCGAACGCACCGAGCCGGAACTCTCCGCCGACCTCGTCCATAACGGCATCTGCCTGTGCGGCGGCGGGGCGCTTCTGAGGGGGCTCGACGTTGTCATGTCCCAGGCCACGGGGCTCAAGGTCCGCGTGGCCGACGATCCCATGACCGTCGTCGCCCGCGGGACCGGCATTTTTCTGGATCACCTGAAACGATGGCGTGCCACCAGCGCCATCGAAACCAGCGACGAAGAACTGTAA